In a single window of the Atlantibacter hermannii genome:
- the mdtK gene encoding multidrug resistance protein — translation MQKYFVEARQLLALAIPVILAQIAQTAMGFVDTVMAGGYSATDMAAVAIGTSVWLPAILFGHGLLLALTPVIAQLNGSGRRDRVTHQIQQGFWLAGFVSLLVMLVLWNAGYIIGAMKDIDPLMADKAVGYLRALLWGAPGYLFFQVMRNQCEGLAKTKPGMVMGFIGLMVNIPVNYIFIYGHFGMPELGGVGCGVATAAVYWVMFFAMRSYVSRARSMRDIHSSERFHKPDWAVLKRLTQLGLPIALALFFEVTLFAVVALLVSPLGIVNVAGHQIALNFSSLMFVLPLSLGAAVTIRVGYRLGQGSTLEAQTAAWTGLGVGVCMAVFTALFTVIFREPIALLYNDNPAVIALATQLMLLAAIYQISDSVQVIGSGILRGYKDTRSIFFITFTAYWVLGLPSGYILALTDWVVEPMGPAGFWMGFIIGLTSAAIMMMLRMRYLQRQPSAEILHRAAR, via the coding sequence GTGCAGAAGTATTTTGTCGAAGCGCGTCAGTTATTAGCCCTGGCGATCCCGGTGATCCTCGCGCAAATCGCCCAAACCGCAATGGGGTTTGTTGATACGGTAATGGCTGGTGGGTACAGCGCCACCGATATGGCCGCCGTCGCCATTGGCACGTCGGTATGGCTGCCCGCCATACTCTTTGGTCACGGTCTGCTGTTGGCGCTGACGCCGGTCATCGCCCAGTTAAACGGTTCAGGCCGACGCGACCGGGTAACGCACCAGATTCAGCAGGGTTTCTGGCTGGCGGGATTTGTGTCGCTGTTAGTGATGCTCGTTTTATGGAATGCGGGTTATATCATCGGCGCCATGAAAGACATCGATCCGCTGATGGCTGATAAAGCCGTGGGCTATCTGCGTGCGCTACTCTGGGGCGCGCCGGGGTATCTGTTTTTCCAGGTTATGCGTAATCAGTGCGAAGGCCTGGCGAAAACTAAACCCGGCATGGTGATGGGCTTTATCGGTCTGATGGTGAATATCCCGGTTAACTACATCTTTATTTACGGTCATTTTGGCATGCCGGAACTGGGCGGCGTCGGGTGCGGCGTCGCGACGGCAGCGGTCTACTGGGTGATGTTTTTCGCCATGCGATCGTACGTCAGCCGCGCCCGCTCAATGCGCGATATCCACAGCAGCGAGCGGTTCCACAAGCCGGACTGGGCGGTACTTAAGCGTCTGACCCAGTTGGGTCTGCCTATTGCGCTGGCGTTGTTTTTCGAAGTGACGCTGTTTGCTGTCGTGGCGCTGCTGGTGTCGCCATTGGGGATTGTTAACGTGGCCGGGCACCAGATCGCGCTTAACTTCAGCTCGCTGATGTTTGTATTACCCCTGTCACTGGGCGCGGCAGTCACTATCCGCGTAGGTTATCGTCTGGGACAGGGTTCGACGCTGGAGGCGCAAACCGCCGCGTGGACCGGCCTTGGCGTGGGCGTATGCATGGCGGTATTTACCGCGCTGTTTACGGTCATTTTCCGTGAGCCTATCGCCCTGCTGTATAACGATAATCCGGCGGTTATCGCGCTGGCGACGCAACTGATGTTATTAGCGGCGATCTACCAGATTTCCGACTCGGTCCAGGTTATTGGCAGTGGTATTTTGCGCGGTTATAAAGATACCCGCTCGATTTTCTTCATTACCTTTACTGCCTATTGGGTGCTGGGCCTACCCAGCGGCTATATTCTGGCGCTTACCGACTGGGTTGTGGAACCAATGGGGCCGGCGGGTTTCTGGATGGGCTTTATTATCGGTCTGACCTCGGCGGCGATCATGATGATGTTGCGGATGCGCTACCTGCAGCGCCAGCCGTCAGCGGAAATTTTGCACCGCGCAGCGCGATAA
- the ribC gene encoding riboflavin synthase subunit alpha, whose amino-acid sequence MFTGIVQGVAKIIAIDEKPNFRTHVVALPPELLPGLETGASVAHNGCCLTVTHIDGDKVSFDLMKETLRITNLGELVPGDLVNIERAAKFSDEIGGHLMSGHIMTTAEVSKILTSENNRQIWLKPQDPTLLKYILHKGFIGIDGISLTVGEVTATRFCVHLIPETLQRTTLRNKKLGQRVNIEIDPQTQAVVDTVERVLASREAAAKIADA is encoded by the coding sequence ATGTTTACCGGTATTGTCCAGGGCGTGGCGAAAATTATCGCCATTGATGAAAAACCCAATTTCCGCACGCATGTTGTGGCGTTACCGCCAGAACTGCTGCCGGGCCTTGAAACGGGCGCGTCGGTGGCGCATAACGGCTGTTGTCTGACGGTTACGCACATCGATGGCGACAAAGTCAGCTTCGATCTAATGAAAGAAACACTGCGCATCACTAATTTAGGCGAGCTGGTGCCAGGCGATCTGGTGAATATTGAGCGTGCGGCAAAATTCAGCGATGAAATTGGCGGGCACTTGATGTCCGGCCATATTATGACGACAGCTGAAGTGTCAAAAATATTAACCTCAGAAAATAACCGCCAGATTTGGTTAAAACCTCAGGATCCGACGCTGCTGAAGTATATTCTTCACAAAGGATTTATTGGCATTGATGGTATAAGCCTGACCGTCGGCGAAGTCACTGCCACCCGGTTTTGCGTACATTTAATTCCGGAAACCCTTCAGCGTACGACCCTCAGAAATAAGAAGCTCGGTCAGCGGGTGAATATCGAAATCGATCCGCAAACCCAGGCGGTGGTTGATACCGTTGAACGTGTGCTGGCGTCGCGTGAAGCCGCGGCAAAAATTGCCGACGCGTAA
- the cfa gene encoding cyclopropane-fatty-acyl-phospholipid synthase — protein MSSSCIEEVGLRDNQWFRIVNDLLSKAGVAINGPSPADPQIKNPDFYKRVLQQGSLGLGESYMDGWWECERLDLFFTNVLKAGLENQLPTHFKDTLRVLGARIFNLQNPKRAWMVGKEHYDLGNDLFSRMLDGYMQYSCAYWKDADNLADAQRAKLRLVCEKLQLERGMRLLDIGCGWGGLAEFAAREYGVSVTGVTVSAEQRKMAQARCQGLDVTILLQDYRELDDRFDRIVSVGMFEHVGPKNYATYFRVVDRNLKPDGIFLLHTIGSRKTDNNVDPWINKYIFPNGCLPSVRHIADASAPYFVMEDWHNFGADYDKTLMAWHARFMEAWPELADNYSERFKRMFSYYLNACAGAFRARDLQLWQVVFSRGVENGLRVAR, from the coding sequence ATGAGTTCATCGTGTATAGAAGAAGTCGGATTACGGGACAATCAATGGTTCCGTATCGTTAACGACCTGCTCAGCAAAGCGGGAGTCGCGATAAATGGCCCTTCCCCCGCCGATCCGCAAATCAAAAACCCCGATTTTTATAAACGCGTCTTGCAGCAAGGCTCGCTGGGCCTGGGTGAAAGTTATATGGATGGCTGGTGGGAGTGCGAACGGCTGGATCTGTTTTTCACCAATGTGCTTAAAGCCGGTCTGGAAAACCAACTTCCTACCCATTTTAAAGATACGCTGCGGGTGCTTGGCGCACGGATTTTCAATCTTCAAAACCCCAAACGCGCCTGGATGGTGGGCAAAGAGCATTACGATTTGGGCAACGATCTGTTCAGCCGCATGCTCGACGGCTATATGCAATACTCCTGCGCCTACTGGAAAGACGCCGATAACCTGGCCGACGCCCAGCGCGCCAAACTGCGTCTGGTCTGTGAAAAACTCCAGCTTGAGCGGGGTATGCGGTTACTGGATATCGGCTGCGGTTGGGGTGGACTGGCAGAGTTCGCTGCCCGTGAGTATGGCGTTTCGGTCACGGGCGTAACGGTATCCGCAGAACAGCGAAAAATGGCCCAGGCGCGCTGCCAGGGGCTGGACGTCACCATTTTATTGCAGGACTACCGGGAACTGGACGATCGCTTTGACCGCATCGTGTCAGTGGGCATGTTTGAACACGTGGGCCCCAAAAACTACGCAACCTATTTCAGGGTCGTTGATCGCAATCTGAAACCAGACGGCATCTTCCTGCTGCATACCATTGGTTCACGTAAAACCGATAATAATGTCGACCCGTGGATCAATAAGTACATTTTCCCCAATGGCTGCCTGCCCTCGGTGCGCCATATCGCCGATGCCAGCGCCCCCTATTTCGTGATGGAAGACTGGCACAATTTCGGTGCGGATTACGATAAAACGCTGATGGCCTGGCATGCCAGGTTTATGGAAGCGTGGCCGGAACTGGCGGATAACTATTCCGAACGTTTTAAACGGATGTTCAGCTATTATCTGAACGCCTGCGCAGGCGCATTCCGCGCCCGGGATTTGCAGCTCTGGCAGGTGGTTTTCAGCCGGGGAGTGGAAAACGGGTTGCGCGTCGCGCGTTAA
- the ydhC gene encoding inner membrane transport protein YdhC: protein MWLAGLSVLGFLATDMYLPAFAVIQQDLGTEASAVSASLSLFLAGFAVAQLAWGPLSDRYGRKPVLLAGLSIFAAGCLGMLWVENAAMLLALRFVQAIGVCAAAVTWQALVTDYYPASRTNRIFATIMPLVALSPALAPLLGSWLLHHFNWEVIFLVLFFITLALMIPALRLAPRTQKAHDDAAPLGFMTLLRSKRYSGNVMIYAGCSASFFAWLTGSPFILSDMGYGPTAIGLSYVPQTIAFLIGGYGCRSALKKWSGPHMLPWLLMLFALSVIATWGAGLMPNPSLTLILIPFCLMAAVNGAVYPIVVASALQPFPQATGRAAALQNTLQLGLCFLASLAVSWLVSAAPLLSTTSVMLSTIIIVALGYRMQVVDSEAINLRRSTTSSQNS from the coding sequence GTGTGGCTTGCGGGCCTGAGCGTGCTCGGCTTCCTGGCGACCGACATGTATTTGCCGGCGTTTGCCGTCATTCAACAGGATTTAGGCACCGAGGCTTCAGCCGTCAGCGCCAGCCTGAGTTTATTCCTGGCGGGCTTCGCCGTGGCACAGCTGGCCTGGGGCCCGTTGTCTGACCGTTATGGTCGTAAACCTGTCCTGCTGGCCGGGTTAAGTATTTTCGCCGCAGGCTGCCTGGGTATGTTGTGGGTTGAAAACGCCGCGATGCTGCTGGCCCTGCGTTTTGTTCAGGCTATCGGGGTTTGCGCCGCAGCCGTGACGTGGCAAGCGCTGGTGACCGATTATTATCCTGCGTCGCGCACTAACCGCATTTTCGCGACCATCATGCCGCTGGTTGCGCTTTCCCCTGCCCTCGCCCCGCTGTTGGGAAGCTGGTTGCTGCATCATTTCAACTGGGAAGTTATTTTCCTGGTGCTGTTCTTTATCACCCTCGCGCTGATGATCCCGGCGTTGCGCTTAGCACCTCGCACCCAAAAGGCTCATGATGACGCCGCTCCGCTCGGTTTTATGACGCTGCTTCGCTCGAAACGCTACAGCGGCAACGTCATGATCTATGCAGGCTGCTCTGCCAGCTTTTTCGCCTGGCTGACCGGTTCACCGTTTATTCTCAGCGACATGGGCTATGGGCCCACCGCGATTGGCCTGAGCTATGTGCCGCAGACCATCGCTTTTCTCATCGGCGGGTACGGCTGCCGTAGCGCCCTGAAAAAATGGTCTGGTCCGCATATGCTGCCCTGGCTGTTGATGTTATTTGCCCTGAGCGTCATTGCCACCTGGGGCGCGGGCCTGATGCCCAACCCAAGCCTGACACTGATTTTGATTCCGTTCTGCCTGATGGCGGCGGTAAACGGCGCGGTCTATCCGATTGTGGTCGCCTCGGCGCTGCAACCCTTCCCACAGGCAACCGGCCGTGCAGCCGCGCTGCAAAATACGCTGCAACTGGGATTGTGTTTTCTGGCAAGCCTGGCGGTTTCCTGGCTGGTTTCCGCTGCGCCGCTGCTGTCTACCACCAGTGTAATGCTCTCAACCATCATCATCGTGGCGCTGGGCTACCGGATGCAGGTAGTGGATAGCGAAGCGATAAACCTGCGTCGCTCGACCACGTCGTCGCAAAATTCCTGA
- the allS_3 gene encoding LysR family transcriptional regulator: MWSEYSLEVVDAVARNGSFSAAAQELHRVPSAVSYTVKQLEEWLAVPLFIRRHREVELTPAGAWFLREGRTVIRKMMVTRQQCQQIANGWRGQLSIAVDNIVKPARTRQLILDFYRHFDDVELLVAQEVFNGVWDALSDGRVEVAIGATQAIPVGGRFTFRDMGPLSWRCVVSAAHPLAAINTPLSDDQLRQWPSLVLEDTSRSLPKRTTWLLDNQRRVVVPDWATAVDCLNHGLCIGMVPAHLAHDPVVSGQWKQLELDDPFPDSPCCLTWKQTDASPALLWLLDYLGDSETLNREWLMEPE, from the coding sequence ATGTGGTCTGAATATTCGCTGGAAGTAGTTGATGCCGTTGCGCGAAACGGCAGTTTTAGCGCGGCGGCGCAGGAACTGCATCGTGTGCCCTCTGCGGTGAGCTATACCGTGAAACAACTGGAGGAATGGCTGGCGGTTCCGCTATTTATCCGTCGCCACCGGGAAGTGGAACTTACGCCCGCCGGCGCGTGGTTTTTAAGAGAGGGCCGTACTGTTATCAGAAAAATGATGGTCACGCGCCAGCAGTGCCAACAAATCGCTAACGGCTGGCGCGGCCAGCTTTCCATTGCCGTTGATAACATCGTCAAACCGGCGCGTACCCGGCAATTAATCCTGGATTTTTATCGCCACTTCGACGACGTGGAACTGCTGGTAGCGCAGGAAGTGTTCAATGGTGTCTGGGATGCGCTGTCTGATGGGCGCGTGGAGGTGGCGATAGGCGCAACGCAGGCGATCCCGGTAGGGGGACGGTTTACCTTTCGCGACATGGGGCCGTTAAGCTGGCGCTGTGTTGTCAGCGCCGCCCATCCGCTGGCGGCTATTAACACGCCGCTTAGTGACGATCAGTTGCGCCAGTGGCCTTCGCTGGTGCTGGAAGACACGTCACGGTCGTTGCCGAAGCGTACTACTTGGCTGCTGGATAACCAACGTCGCGTGGTGGTGCCTGACTGGGCGACTGCGGTGGATTGCCTGAATCACGGATTGTGTATCGGGATGGTGCCCGCGCATCTCGCACACGATCCGGTGGTGTCAGGGCAATGGAAACAACTCGAACTGGACGATCCGTTTCCCGACTCACCCTGCTGCCTGACCTGGAAGCAAACCGATGCTTCACCGGCGCTGCTCTGGCTGCTGGATTATCTGGGCGACAGTGAAACGCTGAATCGGGAGTGGTTGATGGAGCCGGAATAA
- the ydhP_1 gene encoding major facilitator superfamily protein, whose product MKINYPLLALAIGAFGIGTTEFSPMGLLPVIARGVDVSIPAAGMLISAYAVGVMVGAPLMTLLLSHRARRSALIFLMAIFTLGNVLSAIAPDYATLMVSRIITSLNHGAFFGLGSVVAASVVPKHKQASAVATMFMGLTIVNIGGVPAATWLGETIGWRMSFLATAGLGVIAIISLAFSLPKGGAGERPDVKKELSVLMRPQVVSALLTTVLGAGAMFTLYTYISPVLQHVTHATPLFVTAMLVLIGWASLLVTGWAAAWQTVRSPVP is encoded by the coding sequence ATGAAAATAAATTATCCGCTACTGGCGCTGGCAATTGGCGCATTTGGAATCGGCACCACGGAATTTTCGCCGATGGGATTACTGCCGGTGATTGCCCGTGGCGTCGATGTCTCCATACCGGCGGCAGGAATGCTGATCAGCGCTTATGCCGTGGGGGTTATGGTCGGCGCGCCGCTGATGACGTTGCTGCTCTCTCATCGCGCTCGTCGCAGCGCATTGATATTCCTGATGGCGATTTTTACTCTCGGGAATGTGCTCTCGGCTATTGCCCCTGACTATGCCACGCTGATGGTGTCACGCATCATCACCAGCCTGAATCATGGAGCGTTTTTCGGCCTCGGCTCGGTGGTGGCGGCAAGTGTGGTGCCGAAACATAAACAGGCGAGTGCGGTGGCGACCATGTTCATGGGCCTGACCATCGTGAATATCGGCGGCGTGCCCGCCGCTACCTGGCTGGGCGAGACCATTGGCTGGCGAATGTCGTTTCTCGCGACCGCAGGCCTCGGCGTTATTGCGATCATCAGCCTGGCGTTTTCTTTGCCGAAAGGCGGCGCGGGCGAGCGACCGGATGTGAAGAAAGAGCTGTCGGTGCTGATGCGGCCGCAGGTGGTAAGTGCGTTGTTGACCACGGTCTTAGGGGCCGGGGCGATGTTTACCCTGTATACCTATATATCGCCGGTGCTACAGCATGTCACCCACGCCACCCCGCTGTTCGTCACGGCTATGCTGGTGCTGATTGGGTGGGCTTCTCTATTGGTAACTGGCTGGGCGGCCGCCTGGCAGACCGTTCGGTCACCGGTACCTTGA
- the ydhP_2 gene encoding major facilitator superfamily protein has product MRVASDAPGLSSSVNIGAFNLGNALGAAAGGAVIQAGLGLNMVPVMGATIAGLGLLLVVLSSRRERETLCAAE; this is encoded by the coding sequence ATGCGGGTCGCAAGCGATGCGCCGGGCTTATCTTCATCGGTGAATATTGGCGCGTTTAATCTGGGTAATGCATTGGGTGCGGCGGCAGGCGGCGCGGTTATCCAGGCTGGTCTTGGACTGAATATGGTACCCGTGATGGGGGCGACGATCGCAGGATTGGGATTATTGTTGGTGGTCCTGTCATCGCGACGCGAACGTGAAACCCTGTGCGCCGCTGAATGA
- the sodB gene encoding superoxide dismutase, which translates to MSFELPALPYAKEALEPHISAETLEYHYGKHHQTYVTNLNNLITGTAFEGKSLEEIVRSAEGGIFNNAAQVWNHTFYWHCLAPQAGGEPDGALADAINAAFGSFAEFKTRFTDAAIKNFGSGWTWLVKNPDGTLAIVSTSNAGTPLTSPAKPLLTVDVWEHAYYIDYRNARPQYLEHFWALVNWNFVAKNFAA; encoded by the coding sequence ATGTCGTTCGAACTACCTGCATTACCGTATGCCAAAGAGGCCCTTGAGCCGCATATCTCCGCAGAAACGCTGGAGTATCACTATGGCAAACATCATCAGACCTATGTCACTAACCTCAATAACCTGATTACGGGTACCGCGTTCGAAGGGAAATCATTAGAAGAGATCGTGCGAAGCGCCGAAGGCGGGATTTTCAACAATGCCGCACAGGTGTGGAACCATACTTTTTACTGGCACTGCCTCGCCCCGCAGGCTGGCGGCGAACCAGACGGCGCGCTGGCAGATGCCATCAATGCTGCGTTTGGCAGCTTCGCGGAGTTCAAAACCCGCTTTACAGACGCAGCTATTAAGAACTTTGGTTCCGGCTGGACCTGGCTTGTGAAAAACCCCGATGGCACGCTGGCGATTGTATCCACGTCTAACGCCGGTACGCCGCTCACTTCGCCTGCCAAACCGTTGCTGACGGTAGACGTATGGGAACATGCGTACTACATCGATTACCGTAACGCCCGTCCGCAATATCTGGAGCACTTCTGGGCGCTGGTAAACTGGAATTTCGTCGCGAAAAACTTTGCTGCCTGA
- the ydhD gene encoding monothiol glutaredoxin YdhD, translating to MSTTIEKIERQIAENPILLYMKGSPKLPSCGFSAQAVQALSACGERFAYVDILQNPDIRAELPKYANWPTFPQLWVDGELVGGCDIVIEMYQRGNCSH from the coding sequence ATGAGCACCACCATCGAAAAAATTGAACGCCAAATCGCTGAAAACCCGATCCTGCTGTACATGAAAGGTTCACCAAAACTGCCAAGCTGCGGTTTCTCTGCTCAGGCTGTACAGGCGCTGTCTGCCTGCGGCGAGCGTTTCGCTTACGTTGATATCCTCCAGAACCCGGATATCCGTGCAGAGCTGCCGAAATATGCGAACTGGCCGACATTCCCGCAATTGTGGGTCGACGGCGAACTGGTCGGCGGTTGCGATATCGTTATCGAGATGTACCAGCGCGGGAATTGCAGTCACTGA
- the rnt gene encoding ribonuclease T, with the protein MSDNAQLTGLCDRFRGFYPVVIDVETAGFNAKTDALLEIAAVTLKMDEQGWLGIDETLHFHVEPFEGALLQPEALAFNGIDPHNPLRGAVSEYDALHAIFKMVRKGIKDRGCNRAIMVAHNATFDHGFMMAAAERASLKRNPFHPFVTFDTAALSGLALGQTVLAKACLAAGIPFDSTQAHSALYDTEQTALLFCEIVNRWKRLGGWPLPQAEPTE; encoded by the coding sequence ATGTCCGACAACGCTCAACTTACCGGTCTGTGCGACCGTTTTCGTGGTTTTTATCCCGTCGTGATTGATGTGGAGACTGCCGGATTCAACGCTAAAACCGACGCGCTGCTTGAAATTGCCGCCGTCACCTTAAAAATGGATGAACAGGGCTGGCTCGGCATCGACGAAACGCTGCACTTTCATGTCGAACCTTTTGAAGGCGCCCTGTTGCAACCGGAAGCGCTGGCCTTTAACGGCATTGACCCACATAACCCGCTGCGCGGCGCGGTCAGCGAATACGATGCGCTACATGCGATTTTTAAAATGGTGCGCAAAGGCATTAAGGATCGCGGATGTAACCGCGCAATTATGGTTGCCCATAACGCCACGTTCGATCATGGCTTTATGATGGCGGCGGCTGAACGCGCGTCATTAAAGCGCAACCCGTTCCATCCGTTCGTCACCTTTGATACGGCGGCGCTGAGCGGGCTGGCGCTGGGGCAGACCGTGCTGGCGAAGGCGTGTCTTGCTGCCGGGATCCCGTTTGACAGCACCCAGGCTCACTCGGCCCTGTACGACACCGAGCAGACGGCGCTGTTGTTCTGCGAGATTGTGAACCGCTGGAAGCGTCTGGGCGGCTGGCCGTTACCGCAGGCCGAACCCACCGAATAA
- the gloA gene encoding glyoxalase I, which produces MRLLHTMLRVGDLQRSIDFYTKVLGMTLLRTSENEEYKYSLAFVGYGPESEEAVIELTYNWGVDSYELGTAYGHIALSVDNAAEACERIRANGGNVTREAGPVKGGTTVIAFVEDPDGYKIELIEAKDAGKGLGN; this is translated from the coding sequence ATGCGTTTACTTCACACCATGTTACGCGTTGGCGATTTGCAACGTTCTATTGATTTCTACACCAAAGTACTGGGCATGACCCTGCTGCGCACCAGCGAAAACGAAGAGTACAAATATTCTCTGGCCTTCGTTGGTTACGGTCCGGAAAGTGAAGAAGCGGTTATTGAGCTGACTTACAACTGGGGTGTGGACAGCTATGAACTCGGCACCGCGTACGGTCATATCGCTTTAAGCGTGGACAATGCGGCCGAAGCCTGCGAACGCATTCGCGCCAATGGCGGCAACGTCACTCGTGAAGCGGGCCCGGTGAAAGGCGGAACCACGGTTATTGCCTTCGTGGAAGATCCGGACGGTTACAAAATCGAGCTAATCGAAGCGAAAGATGCCGGCAAAGGCCTCGGCAACTGA
- the nemA_1 gene encoding N-ethylmaleimide reductase — protein MSSEKLFTPLKVGAVTAPNRVFMAPLTRLRSIEPGDIPTPMMVEYYRQRASAGLIISEATQISAQAKGYAGAPGLHSEEQIAAWKKITAAVHERDGRIAVQLWHTGRISHDSLQPGGEAPVAPSAIRAETRTSLRDEQGRAIRVDTSTPRALETEEIPGIVNDFRQAVINAREAGFDLVELHSAHGYLLHQFLSPASNQRTDEYGGSVENRTRLVLEVVDAASEAWASDRIGIRISPLGPFNGLDNGDDQEEAALYLIGELAKRNLAYLHISEPDWAGGKPYSDEFRAKVRQQYPGVIIGAGAYTAEKAEDLISKGYIDAVAFGRVYIANPDLVERLHRKAELNAPKPETFYGGGAEGYIDYPTL, from the coding sequence ATGTCATCAGAAAAATTATTTACCCCGTTAAAAGTGGGCGCTGTCACTGCACCGAACCGCGTATTTATGGCCCCTCTCACCCGTCTGCGCAGCATTGAGCCTGGGGATATTCCCACCCCAATGATGGTTGAGTATTATCGCCAGCGTGCCAGCGCCGGGCTGATCATCAGCGAAGCCACGCAAATTTCTGCCCAGGCCAAAGGTTATGCTGGTGCGCCGGGCTTGCACAGCGAAGAGCAAATTGCCGCCTGGAAAAAGATCACCGCCGCCGTGCATGAGCGAGATGGCCGCATTGCGGTACAACTGTGGCACACCGGACGCATTTCCCACGACAGCCTGCAACCGGGCGGCGAAGCGCCGGTCGCGCCTTCGGCAATCCGCGCTGAAACCCGCACGTCTTTGCGTGATGAGCAAGGGCGCGCTATTCGTGTCGACACGTCTACGCCGCGCGCGCTGGAAACGGAAGAAATCCCTGGCATTGTTAATGATTTCCGCCAGGCGGTGATCAATGCCCGCGAAGCCGGTTTCGATCTGGTGGAACTGCATTCTGCCCACGGCTATTTGCTGCATCAGTTCCTGTCTCCGGCATCGAATCAACGCACCGACGAATATGGCGGAAGCGTGGAAAACCGCACCCGCCTGGTACTGGAAGTGGTGGATGCTGCCAGTGAGGCGTGGGCATCGGACCGTATTGGCATCCGTATCTCTCCGCTCGGTCCGTTTAACGGGCTGGATAATGGCGACGATCAGGAAGAAGCCGCACTGTATTTAATTGGCGAGCTGGCGAAACGCAATCTGGCGTATCTGCATATTTCCGAACCAGACTGGGCGGGCGGCAAACCCTACTCCGACGAATTCCGCGCGAAAGTTCGTCAGCAGTATCCGGGCGTGATCATCGGTGCCGGCGCTTATACCGCCGAAAAAGCCGAAGATCTGATCTCCAAAGGCTATATTGATGCCGTGGCGTTTGGCCGCGTTTATATTGCTAACCCGGACCTGGTCGAACGACTGCATCGCAAAGCGGAACTCAACGCGCCGAAGCCGGAAACTTTCTACGGCGGTGGTGCTGAAGGATATATCGATTACCCAACTTTGTGA
- the nemR gene encoding TetR family transcriptional regulator: MIALDRLVYYSERMNKMAEHDTREHLLATGEQLCLHRGFVGMGLSELLKTAEVPKGSFYHYFRSKEAFGVAMLERYYTAYHQQLIRHFAAPGATAREKLLAYYQQTLQQFCQHDRINGCLTVKLSAEVCDLSEDMRLALDRGAAQVIALLAQSLKQGVDEGSLTLHSDATTAANVLYALWLGASLQAKISRSALPLETALAHVQDLLCAPQ, encoded by the coding sequence ATGATTGCATTAGACCGATTGGTCTACTACAGTGAGCGCATGAACAAAATGGCTGAACACGATACCCGCGAACACCTTCTTGCTACTGGCGAGCAGCTTTGCCTGCACCGTGGTTTTGTCGGCATGGGCCTGAGCGAGTTGCTGAAAACCGCCGAAGTGCCGAAGGGATCGTTTTATCATTACTTTCGCTCCAAAGAGGCTTTTGGCGTCGCGATGCTGGAACGCTATTACACCGCGTATCATCAGCAACTGATCCGGCATTTTGCTGCCCCCGGGGCGACGGCTCGCGAAAAACTGTTGGCTTACTATCAGCAGACGCTACAGCAATTCTGCCAGCACGATCGCATTAACGGATGCCTGACGGTCAAACTTTCCGCCGAAGTGTGCGATTTGTCGGAGGATATGCGTCTGGCCCTCGATCGCGGCGCGGCTCAGGTGATCGCGCTGCTTGCTCAAAGCCTTAAGCAGGGCGTGGACGAAGGCAGTTTAACGCTGCACAGCGACGCGACGACCGCCGCTAACGTGTTGTATGCGCTCTGGCTCGGCGCCAGTTTGCAGGCGAAAATTTCCCGCAGCGCGCTTCCGCTGGAAACCGCACTGGCGCATGTTCAGGATTTACTCTGCGCACCCCAATAA
- a CDS encoding putative Fe-S protein — translation MAEQLEFFPIQSPCRGICQSDEKGFCRGCMRTRDERFNWQAMSDAQKQDVLRLCRQRWLRRMRAAKAQPDDEPQQPSLF, via the coding sequence GTGGCGGAACAACTTGAATTTTTTCCCATTCAGAGCCCCTGTCGGGGAATTTGCCAGTCTGATGAAAAAGGCTTCTGCCGGGGCTGTATGCGCACGCGTGATGAGCGTTTCAACTGGCAGGCGATGAGCGATGCCCAAAAGCAGGATGTGTTACGCCTGTGCCGCCAGCGCTGGCTACGGAGAATGCGCGCTGCGAAAGCCCAACCGGATGATGAACCGCAACAACCTTCTCTTTTCTAG